In the Verrucomicrobiia bacterium genome, one interval contains:
- the xerA gene encoding site-specific tyrosine recombinase/integron integrase — MYVSELIVDFLEHLEVERGRSQKTAENYHLYLMRLVEFAGDIKVSEINDEMVRKWRLWLNRYKNNNDDDLATITQSYHLIALRSFLNYCAKRNITTLGPEKIELPKVKRRQVTFLNEQEVERLVEVIDTLSEAGLRDRALIELLFSGGLRVSELVALNREHINSERREFTVRGKGQKDRPVFISSRAAGWIAQYMQTRHDSLPPLFISYGGRHKADQTGNYRRLTSRSVQRIVSHYARLAGITKHVSPHTMRHSFATDLLMNGADLRSVQSMLGHSSISTTQVYTHVTDHHLREVHEKFHGRNMASDSTTA, encoded by the coding sequence ATGTATGTATCCGAATTAATAGTCGATTTTCTTGAGCATCTCGAGGTTGAACGTGGTCGGTCACAAAAAACAGCCGAGAACTACCACTTATACCTAATGCGCTTGGTTGAATTTGCTGGCGATATTAAAGTTTCCGAGATTAACGATGAAATGGTCAGAAAATGGCGGCTATGGCTCAATCGATATAAAAATAACAACGATGACGATCTAGCTACTATTACCCAAAGTTATCACTTAATAGCACTGAGAAGCTTCCTAAACTACTGTGCAAAAAGAAATATTACAACACTTGGACCTGAAAAAATTGAACTTCCAAAAGTTAAACGACGACAAGTCACCTTCTTGAATGAGCAAGAAGTTGAACGATTGGTAGAGGTAATCGATACGTTGTCAGAAGCGGGTCTGCGCGACCGTGCCCTGATCGAACTCTTATTTTCAGGCGGACTGCGGGTCTCTGAACTTGTGGCATTAAATCGCGAACATATAAATAGTGAGCGCCGGGAGTTTACGGTGCGAGGAAAAGGCCAGAAAGATCGACCCGTCTTTATAAGCAGCAGAGCGGCAGGATGGATCGCGCAGTACATGCAAACGCGCCATGATTCGCTGCCCCCCCTATTTATATCGTACGGCGGTCGCCACAAGGCCGACCAAACCGGCAATTATCGCCGACTGACTTCACGAAGCGTACAGCGCATTGTATCGCACTACGCTCGCTTAGCTGGCATTACGAAGCATGTTTCACCCCATACCATGCGCCATAGCTTTGCGACCGACCTTTTAATGAATGGGGCCGATTTAAGAAGTGTTCAGAGCATGCTTGGCCACAGCAGTATCAGTACCACACAGGTCTATACGCATGTCACCGACCACCATCTGCGTGAGGTGCACGAGAAATTTCACGGTCGCAACATGGCCAGCGACAGCACTACGGCTTAG
- a CDS encoding type II secretion system protein, whose translation MNIKTQNGFTIVELMLFLGISGLLLVMLLAGTTVTIQRQRYSDSVNSAQSFFQRQYGEALNVINARSGKEACSASNFIVPADDGSGEARGTSDCLVLGKAIDIPRGNTLTSYTVVGRAPAAEDTSLAEDELLQQYNPTLVREIEAEAFDIPWGASVVNARKDAGEQINRLLLLRSPRSGALYTYAYQSSSGGAAAKDGVTRANRRATVNVCIRSADIASSTSIVSIAMGGGPEAVQARFDVPAGEGKC comes from the coding sequence ATGAACATAAAAACACAAAACGGTTTTACTATTGTCGAACTGATGCTCTTCTTGGGAATATCAGGACTTTTATTAGTGATGCTTCTTGCCGGGACTACCGTGACAATTCAGCGGCAGCGCTACTCTGACAGTGTCAATTCAGCCCAAAGCTTCTTTCAGCGGCAGTACGGCGAGGCTTTGAATGTTATAAATGCGCGGTCCGGTAAAGAAGCCTGTAGCGCGAGTAATTTTATCGTACCTGCAGATGATGGATCGGGCGAGGCGCGTGGTACGAGCGACTGTTTAGTGCTCGGCAAGGCTATAGATATTCCTCGCGGCAATACCCTCACGAGTTATACCGTTGTAGGGCGGGCACCTGCTGCCGAAGATACTAGTTTAGCTGAAGATGAGCTCTTACAACAGTATAACCCCACGTTGGTACGTGAAATTGAAGCCGAGGCTTTCGATATACCTTGGGGTGCGAGCGTTGTGAATGCCAGAAAAGATGCCGGCGAACAAATTAACCGTCTGCTTCTTCTCCGTTCGCCCCGAAGCGGTGCGCTCTATACTTATGCATACCAAAGTTCCAGTGGCGGCGCGGCCGCAAAAGATGGCGTAACTCGAGCTAATCGGCGAGCTACTGTAAATGTGTGTATTCGATCGGCAGATATTGCATCATCAACCTCGATTGTAAGTATCGCTATGGGCGGCGGCCCTGAAGCGGTGCAGGCGCGCTTTGACGTACCAGCAGGAGAAGGCAAATGTTAA
- a CDS encoding prepilin peptidase: MENALVIGGLALLGLCFGSFVNVAVWRIKNNKNLTTDRSECVHCHHKLAWHDLIPVMSWLWLRGKCRYCSKPISLQYPLVELAVAIVFAVSYMAWPYDLAGSVDWIFFGLWLISIVLLTILFIYDLRWFLLPDKVTFPLIAVGVLMAALSIYQAGLGMEAVLQILLAVAILSGLYLGLFMASKGRWIGFGDVKLGIFLGLALSSWPLALLCLFLANLLGCLYVIPGMLLRKLHRSSRIPFGPFLIVGFIISFLWGGSIIDWYLSLTFGFV, from the coding sequence ATGGAAAACGCACTGGTAATTGGAGGGCTAGCTCTTCTCGGGCTCTGCTTCGGTAGTTTTGTTAATGTGGCAGTATGGCGTATTAAAAACAACAAAAATCTGACCACCGATCGATCGGAGTGTGTTCATTGTCATCATAAACTTGCTTGGCATGACCTGATTCCAGTTATGAGCTGGTTGTGGCTGCGAGGCAAGTGTCGCTACTGTAGCAAGCCGATTAGCCTGCAGTATCCGTTAGTTGAGCTGGCCGTTGCTATTGTTTTTGCCGTATCATACATGGCCTGGCCCTACGACTTAGCGGGCTCTGTCGATTGGATATTCTTCGGCCTATGGCTCATAAGTATTGTGCTGCTCACAATTTTATTTATTTACGATCTCCGCTGGTTTTTATTACCAGATAAAGTGACGTTTCCGTTAATTGCAGTCGGCGTGCTAATGGCTGCGCTTTCGATATATCAAGCTGGGTTAGGGATGGAGGCAGTACTACAAATTCTTCTGGCTGTCGCTATTTTGTCTGGCCTCTACTTAGGGCTCTTTATGGCTTCCAAAGGTCGTTGGATTGGGTTTGGTGATGTAAAACTAGGTATCTTCCTCGGACTGGCGCTTAGTAGTTGGCCTCTCGCTCTTCTTTGCTTATTCTTAGCAAATCTTTTGGGGTGCCTGTACGTTATTCCGGGAATGCTCTTAAGGAAGCTGCACCGAAGTTCACGCATTCCCTTTGGCCCCTTCTTGATTGTTGGATTTATAATTTCGTTTTTGTGGGGCGGCAGTATCATCGATTGGTATTTATCTCTAACTTTTGGTTTCGTGTGA
- a CDS encoding type II secretion system protein, translating to MNKVNSQKGFTIIEVVLVLAIAGLIFLMVFIALPALQRNQRDQQRRSDVGRMISQLTQYQTDNRGKLPSNNSELNNFVSNYLRTNDEQFADPNKGDYTVTLGAASSEPSDGEITYHPGSVCGEGGSVKSGGSRKVAVRVKLEGGPIFCQNN from the coding sequence ATGAACAAAGTAAATAGCCAAAAAGGGTTCACTATTATCGAGGTAGTGTTAGTGCTAGCAATCGCTGGTCTGATCTTCTTGATGGTGTTTATTGCGCTACCTGCCTTGCAGCGTAATCAGCGCGATCAACAGCGGCGGTCGGATGTTGGCCGCATGATAAGCCAGCTGACGCAGTATCAGACCGATAATCGGGGTAAACTGCCAAGTAATAATAGTGAGTTAAATAATTTTGTCAGCAACTATCTCAGAACAAATGATGAACAATTTGCTGACCCAAACAAGGGTGACTATACTGTTACACTTGGCGCAGCAAGCAGTGAACCGTCTGATGGCGAAATTACATACCATCCTGGCTCAGTTTGCGGTGAAGGCGGTAGCGTCAAGAGCGGTGGTTCAAGAAAAGTTGCCGTTCGCGTCAAACTTGAGGGTGGTCCTATCTTCTGCCAAAACAACTAG
- a CDS encoding type II secretion system F family protein — MLKFDYEAKDQSTGKHVRATVEAESERAAAKLLMEQGFIPINITEQSEKKGLFSSFTNRITTKDKVVFTRQLSTLISAGLPLTQSLTTVVDQTSNKRLKSVAQDILTSVEAGNSLSNAFGKHPEVFDKVYIALIAAGETSGTLDKALERIADQQEKDAEMISKIRGAMVYPVIVLVVIMLVLGFMLFTIVPQVEKLYQDLSQELPFITAILVGAANFVIQFWWVAVIILIAAGYFLKQYLETDNGQTFKDSTKLNLPIFGEMFRKLYMARFMRTGQTLLATGVPLLDALRIAARAVNNSIIERSILRASEKVKGGKGLADSLQHEAYILPLVPQMLKIGEQSGRIDEMMGKTASVYESELDSTIKSISTAIEPVLMVVLAIVAGLMVAAILLPIYGLVETIRT, encoded by the coding sequence ATGCTCAAGTTTGATTACGAAGCTAAGGATCAAAGCACTGGCAAACATGTGCGGGCAACCGTAGAGGCCGAATCAGAGCGAGCGGCGGCAAAGCTGTTGATGGAACAAGGGTTCATTCCAATAAATATAACTGAACAAAGTGAAAAAAAGGGCCTCTTTTCAAGCTTCACTAACAGAATAACCACCAAAGACAAAGTGGTGTTTACGCGCCAGCTTTCGACCCTAATTAGTGCCGGATTGCCTCTAACGCAAAGCCTGACTACTGTTGTCGATCAAACATCTAACAAACGATTGAAATCGGTGGCGCAAGACATTTTAACATCCGTTGAAGCAGGGAACTCATTATCGAATGCCTTCGGGAAGCACCCTGAAGTTTTTGATAAAGTCTACATTGCTCTGATTGCTGCAGGTGAAACGTCGGGCACGCTCGATAAAGCCCTGGAGCGAATCGCCGACCAACAAGAAAAAGACGCCGAGATGATCAGTAAAATTCGCGGTGCAATGGTCTATCCGGTAATTGTGTTAGTAGTCATTATGCTTGTGCTTGGTTTTATGTTGTTTACAATTGTGCCGCAAGTAGAAAAGCTCTATCAAGACTTAAGCCAAGAGTTGCCATTTATTACAGCGATTCTCGTCGGTGCTGCCAATTTTGTTATTCAGTTTTGGTGGGTGGCGGTGATAATTTTGATTGCAGCAGGTTATTTCTTGAAGCAATATCTCGAAACTGATAACGGGCAAACATTTAAAGACAGCACCAAATTAAATTTGCCCATTTTTGGCGAAATGTTCCGTAAACTTTACATGGCGCGTTTCATGCGCACCGGACAAACACTGCTGGCGACTGGCGTACCTCTGCTTGATGCCCTGCGTATTGCGGCCCGGGCTGTCAATAATAGTATTATCGAACGCTCGATCTTGCGTGCATCCGAGAAGGTAAAAGGCGGGAAGGGATTGGCTGACTCACTGCAACATGAAGCTTATATCTTACCGCTTGTGCCACAGATGCTTAAGATTGGTGAACAGTCTGGGCGTATTGACGAAATGATGGGCAAAACTGCCTCGGTGTATGAAAGTGAACTTGATTCGACTATAAAATCAATCTCTACTGCTATCGAGCCCGTGTTAATGGTTGTCCTCGCTATCGTGGCAGGTTTAATGGTGGCTGCCATTTTGCTGCCAATTTATGGCCTAGTTGAAACAATCCGGACCTAG
- a CDS encoding type IV pilus twitching motility protein PilT has translation MNNQELRIEILLEEVIRKRASDLHLQVGLPPMLRVDGSLVPVAGYASLNEEEVERLIFAILDQDQQQILLKDKEFDFSFAFGDLGRFRVNAFHERGNLAAALRLIPNEIKSVAELGMPPVVNSFANYPRGLVLITGPTGSGKSTTLASLIDKINSERASHIITIEDPIEFTHKSKKSVIVQREVHYDTFSFSAALRSSLRQDPDVVLIGEMRDLETISAAITIAETGHLVFATLHTNSASQSIDRMVDVFPPHQQPQIRAQLANILMAICSQRLVPAIGGGRAVAAEILVATPAVRNIIREGKSHQLDAVIQTGADQGMQSMDKTLVELVQGGAVSYDEARNFAVDLTEFDRMMRG, from the coding sequence ATGAATAACCAAGAACTTAGAATCGAAATCCTTCTCGAAGAAGTTATCCGAAAACGAGCATCAGACCTTCATTTGCAAGTCGGTTTGCCGCCGATGTTGCGTGTCGATGGTTCGCTCGTACCGGTAGCGGGCTATGCGAGTTTAAATGAAGAAGAAGTCGAACGGCTGATCTTCGCAATTCTTGATCAGGATCAACAACAAATTCTTCTAAAGGATAAAGAGTTTGACTTCAGCTTTGCTTTCGGTGATCTTGGTCGCTTCCGAGTGAATGCTTTTCATGAACGGGGCAACCTTGCTGCAGCTTTGCGTCTGATACCTAATGAAATAAAAAGTGTTGCCGAGCTTGGCATGCCGCCAGTAGTCAATTCGTTTGCTAACTACCCTCGCGGACTGGTGCTGATTACTGGCCCGACGGGCTCCGGTAAATCGACAACTCTGGCGTCACTGATTGATAAAATCAACTCAGAGCGCGCGTCGCACATAATCACCATTGAAGACCCCATTGAATTTACACACAAATCAAAGAAGTCGGTAATAGTCCAGCGCGAAGTTCACTACGATACCTTTAGTTTCTCGGCAGCTCTGCGTTCAAGTCTGCGGCAAGATCCGGACGTTGTCTTAATTGGTGAGATGCGTGACCTCGAGACAATCTCTGCTGCTATTACTATTGCCGAAACTGGCCATTTGGTCTTTGCAACTCTTCATACAAATAGCGCCTCACAGTCTATCGACCGCATGGTAGATGTTTTCCCGCCCCATCAGCAGCCGCAAATTCGGGCACAGCTCGCCAATATCTTAATGGCGATTTGTTCACAACGACTAGTTCCCGCTATTGGCGGAGGGCGAGCGGTGGCGGCAGAAATCCTGGTTGCAACCCCTGCAGTCCGTAATATTATTCGCGAAGGTAAAAGCCATCAGCTCGATGCCGTTATCCAAACCGGTGCCGATCAAGGCATGCAATCGATGGATAAAACACTGGTTGAGCTTGTTCAGGGTGGTGCCGTCAGCTATGATGAAGCGCGGAATTTTGCTGTTGATCTTACAGAATTTGACCGAATGATGAGAGGCTAA
- a CDS encoding GspE/PulE family protein, with amino-acid sequence MALLTNDLQEKLKELLVNEGLISVNDLHKYEKQAAETNTPLMTLLSKNDVIDDESMTRAVAHVTGAQYVNLLDVQVDPKILDLLPKDIAERFMAVPIGEVQNRLAIAMLDANNVQVVDYLASKIGRPLRVYIASESGIRGVLDQYRTDFSSVDAAVSAVQNEDEIARQRREEGDIKTIVQDSPISRALSKILEYAARNRASDVHIEPLETSLRIRCRIDGVLREIMQLPKTIEPALVSRIKILSNLKIDEHRIPQDGQFAVHVAGKEIDLRIAISPVVWGEQVVIRLLDKSGSSFKLEEMGYAGRALRAIRKGIRRPNGMVLTSGPTGSGKSTSLYALIQEIKDDTVNIVTLEDPVEYKIPGVNQIQVNTEVGLTFASGLRSILRQDPNIVMVGEIRDRETANLAVQAALTGHLVFSTLHTNSAAGVLPRLLDMGVEPFLIASTVNTIIGQRLVRSVAPDRDTYQSSALETREIIDTVGHLLPKNNADIPKVSEDLGYKNLPLAHQKAYTLVKGKDTSKTPGGYLGRTGLFEVMDVTTEIQELITKRATSAQIEKKAVEQGMVTMRQDGYLKVLQGLTTLEEVNRVTASI; translated from the coding sequence TTGGCGCTTTTAACTAATGATCTTCAGGAAAAGTTAAAAGAACTCCTTGTTAACGAGGGGCTTATTTCGGTTAACGATTTGCATAAGTATGAGAAACAAGCAGCCGAAACCAATACACCCCTCATGACATTACTTAGTAAAAACGATGTCATAGATGACGAGTCAATGACACGGGCAGTCGCTCATGTTACTGGCGCTCAGTACGTCAACTTGCTTGATGTTCAAGTTGACCCTAAGATCCTTGACCTGCTTCCAAAAGACATTGCCGAACGCTTCATGGCGGTACCGATTGGCGAAGTGCAAAACCGATTAGCAATCGCCATGCTTGACGCCAATAACGTCCAGGTTGTTGATTATCTCGCAAGCAAGATTGGACGACCGCTAAGAGTATACATTGCTTCAGAGAGCGGTATACGTGGCGTATTGGATCAATACCGCACAGACTTCTCAAGTGTCGATGCGGCAGTCAGTGCGGTACAAAACGAAGACGAGATTGCTCGCCAACGTCGTGAAGAAGGTGATATTAAAACCATCGTCCAAGACTCGCCGATTAGTCGGGCTCTAAGTAAAATTCTTGAGTACGCTGCTCGCAACCGAGCCTCAGATGTCCATATTGAACCACTTGAAACCAGCCTTCGGATTCGTTGTAGAATCGACGGTGTACTCCGGGAGATTATGCAACTCCCTAAGACAATCGAGCCAGCACTGGTCTCGCGCATTAAGATTTTAAGCAATCTCAAAATTGATGAACATCGCATTCCGCAGGATGGTCAGTTTGCGGTGCACGTCGCGGGCAAAGAGATTGACCTTCGTATTGCTATTAGTCCGGTGGTCTGGGGCGAGCAAGTCGTGATTCGTTTGCTCGATAAATCTGGTTCAAGCTTCAAACTTGAAGAAATGGGCTATGCTGGCCGCGCGCTACGGGCAATTCGTAAAGGTATTCGCCGACCAAATGGCATGGTGCTCACTTCAGGCCCAACTGGTTCGGGCAAGTCTACTTCGCTCTATGCGCTGATTCAAGAAATTAAAGATGACACGGTAAATATTGTGACGCTCGAAGATCCTGTAGAATATAAAATCCCCGGCGTCAATCAAATTCAAGTAAATACAGAGGTCGGCTTGACCTTTGCTTCTGGGTTACGTTCAATTTTACGTCAAGATCCAAACATTGTGATGGTAGGAGAGATTCGCGACCGCGAAACAGCCAACTTGGCCGTACAAGCGGCGCTAACCGGCCACTTAGTGTTTAGCACCCTTCACACCAATTCTGCCGCTGGTGTGCTGCCGCGTCTGCTTGATATGGGGGTTGAGCCGTTTCTGATAGCCTCTACGGTCAATACGATTATTGGCCAGCGGCTCGTGAGAAGCGTTGCCCCAGATCGAGACACCTATCAATCTTCCGCACTCGAAACACGGGAAATTATCGATACGGTCGGCCATCTGCTACCAAAAAATAATGCGGATATTCCAAAAGTATCTGAAGATTTAGGCTATAAAAATTTGCCACTTGCACATCAAAAAGCTTATACTTTAGTTAAAGGTAAAGATACATCAAAAACGCCTGGTGGGTACCTTGGGCGAACGGGGTTGTTTGAGGTCATGGATGTGACAACCGAAATCCAAGAACTCATCACAAAGCGCGCCACCAGTGCACAAATCGAAAAGAAGGCCGTTGAGCAGGGGATGGTAACTATGCGGCAAGACGGGTATCTAAAAGTACTCCAAGGGCTGACTACACTCGAAGAAGTTAATCGCGTCACAGCAAGTATTTAA
- the pilM gene encoding type IV pilus assembly protein PilM, producing MALLKSVGDYFALDIGTTAIRVVQLTRDGADNWTLQKYAHVPVDIKLSTSDSPQALQRLGEVISTAIGQSGIKTRDVVIGIPSNKSFTTVVDIPNMSEQELKGTIKYQAEQYIPMSTDEAKVDWAILGQSLHDPQKIEVLLASVANNYIESRLELIEGLGLNVVAAEPDSIAMVRSLLPPKTPDARLLIDVGDVSTDLVMTYNDSPRLVRSIPTGLQSLVKAAVQNLNVQENQAQQFILKFGLAPDRLEGQVVRAIESTLEQFTVEVNKSVKFFQTRYPDVGVGGMLLSGYGAVVPAFADYLAAKTNISASIANPWQRVKVSATDQEKLQAVAMQFGVVVGLAQRKEVG from the coding sequence ATGGCATTACTAAAATCGGTGGGCGATTACTTTGCACTCGACATTGGCACCACGGCCATCCGTGTCGTACAACTGACACGTGACGGAGCCGATAACTGGACGCTGCAAAAGTACGCTCATGTTCCCGTAGATATTAAGCTTAGTACAAGCGATTCTCCCCAAGCTCTACAAAGACTAGGGGAGGTTATTTCCACAGCTATCGGGCAAAGTGGTATTAAAACCCGGGATGTTGTAATTGGAATTCCTTCTAATAAATCTTTTACAACAGTCGTTGATATCCCAAATATGTCCGAGCAAGAGCTAAAAGGCACTATTAAGTATCAGGCTGAGCAATACATTCCTATGTCGACCGACGAAGCAAAGGTTGACTGGGCGATTCTTGGGCAATCTCTGCATGACCCACAAAAGATTGAAGTGCTGCTTGCAAGCGTAGCTAATAATTACATCGAGAGCCGGCTCGAGCTTATTGAAGGGCTCGGGTTAAATGTCGTTGCTGCTGAACCCGATTCTATTGCTATGGTTCGTTCGTTGCTACCGCCTAAAACACCCGATGCACGGCTGCTTATTGATGTCGGCGATGTATCAACGGATCTCGTCATGACCTATAACGACTCGCCCCGCCTGGTTCGATCAATTCCTACTGGCTTACAGTCATTAGTGAAGGCAGCGGTACAGAATCTTAACGTCCAAGAAAACCAAGCGCAACAGTTTATTCTGAAATTTGGCCTAGCTCCGGATCGGCTTGAGGGGCAAGTTGTTCGAGCCATTGAAAGTACACTTGAACAGTTCACGGTTGAAGTCAATAAGTCAGTAAAGTTTTTTCAAACTCGCTACCCTGACGTTGGAGTCGGCGGGATGTTGCTTTCGGGATACGGTGCGGTGGTGCCGGCTTTTGCCGATTACTTAGCCGCCAAAACCAACATATCTGCTAGTATTGCAAATCCATGGCAAAGGGTAAAAGTGAGCGCCACTGATCAAGAGAAGCTCCAGGCGGTGGCCATGCAGTTTGGTGTTGTCGTGGGCCTTGCGCAGCGAAAGGAAGTCGGATGA
- a CDS encoding ATP-binding protein: MKNPNTPIGKLTIVYITVLCLVILFVGMMTYVIVNFSLEAYGARMYQETVKTDTLENGPEAVRRVADVLIDRELDRLRSYILIFSGIAAVIAPFVAYYLARKYTEPAIRAQERQRQFISNAAHELRTPLALVTGELDLALRQSRSTEEYRVAIENSRNEILEINRLTDQLLLLGQLDEIKEVKREKVAISSLIQKLVNDKATVFESKNLQIELSIHSDVPVSLNTDLFSIAVMNLLDNAIKYASPGSTVKVSVSFDSMVQIVISNQTDYAPSSRELQRLSERFYRLNTARSRGFGLGLAITRTIIEKHEGTVRLSAQSKKFIAKITLKAARS; the protein is encoded by the coding sequence ATGAAAAATCCAAATACGCCCATAGGAAAGCTCACCATAGTTTATATAACGGTACTGTGCCTGGTTATTCTTTTTGTAGGTATGATGACGTACGTTATTGTAAATTTTTCTCTAGAAGCCTATGGTGCGCGCATGTACCAAGAAACTGTGAAAACGGACACTTTAGAGAATGGTCCTGAAGCAGTCAGGCGTGTTGCAGATGTATTGATCGATAGAGAGCTCGACCGCTTGCGCAGCTATATACTTATTTTTAGTGGCATAGCGGCAGTAATTGCACCTTTTGTGGCCTATTATTTGGCACGAAAATATACAGAGCCGGCAATACGTGCTCAAGAAAGGCAGCGACAATTTATAAGCAACGCAGCTCATGAGCTTCGTACACCGCTCGCACTAGTTACAGGCGAGCTTGATCTTGCCCTAAGACAATCTCGCTCAACAGAAGAGTATCGGGTGGCGATAGAGAATAGTCGAAACGAAATATTAGAAATAAACCGTCTTACCGACCAGCTTTTACTCCTGGGTCAACTCGACGAGATAAAAGAAGTAAAGAGAGAAAAGGTTGCTATCTCATCATTAATTCAAAAGTTAGTAAACGATAAGGCAACTGTATTTGAGTCTAAAAACTTACAAATAGAGCTGTCTATCCATTCCGATGTACCCGTGAGTCTAAACACTGATTTATTCAGCATTGCCGTCATGAATTTGTTGGATAACGCCATAAAGTATGCATCCCCAGGCAGTACAGTGAAGGTTAGTGTGAGTTTTGATTCTATGGTCCAAATTGTTATAAGCAACCAAACTGACTACGCTCCGTCCAGCCGTGAATTGCAGCGTCTTTCTGAAAGATTTTATAGATTAAATACTGCCAGAAGTCGTGGTTTCGGCTTAGGTCTAGCCATTACTCGAACTATCATTGAGAAGCACGAAGGAACAGTAAGGCTATCGGCGCAAAGCAAGAAGTTTATTGCGAAAATCACACTTAAGGCTGCCCGCAGTTAA
- a CDS encoding response regulator transcription factor encodes MRVLLVEDNVRLASLTKRALKEEGYAVDIAENGQSSLDLVDIYEYDLVVLDLTLPDIDGIEVCKTIRNLHKMPIIMLTARESTFDRVAGLDSGADDYLVKPFTFDELLARIRAVLRRRATPDRVVIEAGQLRLDAALRTVYCNDKALGLSAKEYTLLQYLIRKQNQVVSKTELLEHVWDMNYEGLSNVVETYIRYLRQKIKNIGGDAEQIKTIKGQGYLLQA; translated from the coding sequence ATGAGAGTTCTTCTAGTAGAAGATAACGTGCGGTTAGCTTCGTTAACGAAACGGGCCCTAAAAGAGGAGGGATATGCAGTTGATATCGCCGAGAATGGCCAAAGCAGTCTCGATCTAGTGGATATTTATGAATACGATCTCGTTGTTCTTGATTTAACACTGCCCGATATTGATGGAATTGAAGTATGCAAAACAATCCGAAATTTGCACAAGATGCCGATTATTATGTTGACCGCGCGGGAAAGCACCTTTGATCGTGTTGCAGGCCTAGATAGCGGCGCCGATGATTATCTTGTTAAGCCATTTACATTCGATGAATTGCTGGCACGCATACGGGCAGTATTACGACGTCGTGCAACGCCGGATCGAGTGGTTATCGAGGCAGGACAGTTGCGTCTTGATGCGGCGCTGCGCACCGTGTACTGCAATGATAAAGCGCTTGGGCTTTCAGCTAAGGAATATACCCTCCTTCAATATCTAATCAGAAAACAAAACCAGGTTGTGTCGAAAACGGAACTACTCGAACATGTGTGGGATATGAACTATGAGGGTCTTTCGAATGTGGTTGAGACGTATATACGCTATCTCCGCCAAAAAATAAAGAATATCGGTGGTGATGCAGAACAGATTAAGACAATCAAAGGACAAGGCTACCTGCTTCAGGCATGA
- a CDS encoding phosphatase PAP2 family protein, whose translation MYEEIISIAGEYLIYLLPFIGLAAWLVLPKQRKFRMAWHGMIAVGLGFLIAFIAGELVYNPRPFVTLNIEPIFYHEADNGFPSTHMLAASLIAGVTYLSSRKFGIVMMICAAAIGTSRVLAYVHSWTDILASALIVAISVFAAHWIVARLPKRIVYLGTTDPV comes from the coding sequence ATGTACGAAGAAATAATCTCAATTGCAGGTGAATACCTCATTTATTTGTTGCCCTTCATTGGTCTTGCTGCTTGGCTGGTGCTTCCAAAGCAACGAAAATTTAGAATGGCTTGGCATGGAATGATAGCAGTAGGGCTAGGTTTTTTAATTGCTTTTATCGCGGGCGAACTGGTCTATAACCCTCGCCCGTTTGTCACGCTCAACATTGAGCCTATTTTTTATCACGAAGCAGATAACGGCTTTCCATCAACGCACATGTTAGCGGCTTCTCTTATCGCGGGAGTAACGTATCTATCCTCTCGTAAATTTGGAATAGTGATGATGATATGCGCTGCGGCCATTGGCACCAGCCGAGTGTTAGCATATGTGCATTCATGGACTGATATTCTCGCATCGGCTTTAATCGTGGCGATATCAGTATTTGCTGCTCACTGGATTGTAGCAAGACTTCCTAAGCGAATTGTCTACTTGGGCACTACCGATCCGGTATAG